The genomic stretch TCATCTTTAAATGCTTTTCGCCCACCAGTTTTTGATTGAGTAATTTAAACTCGCCATCAAATATCGGCTCTGGAAAGGCTTGTCCCCACGGTCCACCAGCACGCAAAATTTCGGCGGTGTCCATTGAGAACTCTTCAGGCTGTAATTCACCATCGGATAAAATCACCCCTTTAAGCGCCGACTCATCTAATTCAGCTCGTACCGCTTGATCAAATAATTGACTAAAATGCGCATATTGATCGCGTTTAATAGTAAGGCCTGCCGCCATCGCATGACCACCAAATTTAAGGATCACGCCTGGGTTTTGGGTATCAATCCGATCCAGTACATCACGCATGTGTAATCCGGAAATCGAGCGACAAGACCCTTTAATTAGCGCCCGACCTTGGTTATCTTCGCCACCATCAGCAAAGGCGATCACTGGGCGATAAAATTCATCTTTGATCCGCGAAGCTAAAATACCAATCACGCCTTGATGCCAATCGGCTTGATATAGCGTTACGCCATACGGCAATTGACTATCTTTGGCTAAGCAATCTTTACCATTTAACAAACGTTCACAAAAAGCCATCGCTTCTTGTTTCATGCTTTGCTCGATTTCACGTCGCATTTGATTTAAGCCGTCCAATTCACTTGCCATTTGTCTGGCGGCATGAATGTTATTGCTTAGTAGTAATTCTACGCCATACGACATATCTTCTAATCGACCGGCCGCATTAAGCCTTGGGCCTAATGCAAAACCAAAATCTGACGCGACTAATTTTTTCGCATCGCGTTTCGAGACTTCAATTAACGCTTGAATTCCTGGCCGACCTTTACCGGCGCGAATACGTTGCAAACCTTGATGCACTAAAATGCGATTATTTTCATCCAGCGCCACCACATCGGCCACCGTACCAAGCGCTACCAGATCAAGCAGTTCAGCTAGATTGGGTTGAGGGATATTTTGCTCGACAAACCAATTGAGTTCACGCATGTGCGCGCGCAGGGCTAACATTAAATAAAACGCCACCCCGACCCCTGCCAACGCTTTTGAGGGAAACTGACATTGTTGCAAATTAGGATTGACCATCGCATCGGCGATCGGCAGTTCATGGCCAGGCAGGTGGTGATCGGTCACTATTACCATTAAACCTTTTTGCTTAGCATAAGCGACACCATCAATCGATGACACGCCGTTATCGACCGTCATGATCACTTGTGCACCAAGTTCAATCGCTTGATCAACCACTTCAGGGCTTAAGCCATAGCCATCTTCAAATCGGTTTGGCACTAAGTAATCAACATTGTTGCTGCCTAGCATACGGATCGCCAATACCGATAACGCCGAACTGGTGGCGCCATCAGCATCAAAATCCCCTACCACAATAATGCGTTGCTGGGTTTTAATTGCTTCAAACAGCAACTCAACCGCCAAGCTAATACCGTGCAATGATTGATAAGAATGCAGTCCTTTTGCGCCTTTTTCTAATTGCTTTTCATCACTAATATTACGATTGAGATACAAGCGACGCAGCAAAGCGGGAATCGTCTCTGGTAGGAGTGAAAGGTCTACATCTGGGCGGCGAACAATGGCGGTCATAAGTAATCGGCTTCTTTATTGGCGATTGATTTAACGATAGATTTATTAATCATGGCTCAAAAATGAAAAACCGCTCAGGCTAAAGAGCGGATCAAATGATAATGGATCACATATAAAGCATCCAGATCGGGATAAATATCGCGGATCACATTTTTAAGCTCAGTCAGAGTCATGTTTTCTTGCTGTGCGTGAAACTCACTCAAGTCACAAAATTGAATCGCTTCAACCGAATCAATCTGTAACTGACAAAACTCCCGACCTTGCTCTAGTGTCGATACCGTCACAATGCTCTCAGGAACATAATAGCTTTCGGCTTTATCACGAATAGTAATGGTTTTCTTACCCGCTAAAATATCGGCTTCAAAGCGGGCAAAAAACGTCATGGTAGTCGGAATGATAGGAGCAGACTTAGCCATTATTTCATTGACTCTAATGCTTGAATCAATTGGCTTGGCGGTAAGTAACCACCCACTAACTGACCATTCGGTAACAAAATGGCTGGGGTTCCGGTAATACCAACTAACGCTCCAAAGGCGTATTGCTTGGCGATCATATCTTGGCACTGAGTTAAATGTTTACTGTCAAAATCAAAGTTGCGATTAAGTTTCACCGCATCCAATGCCGCTTTTCGATCATCGGCGCACCATACTTTGGCCATTGAATTTGCCACTTCACTGCGTGGACCTTGGCGCGGATATGCCATATAACGCACCGTAATGCCTAAATCATTATACGCTTGCATATCTTTATGCAGCTTCACACAATAGCCGCAAGTGATATCGGTAAATACCGTCACCACATATTTCTCATTTTTAGCTTTATAGACAATCATGTCGCCTGCAAATTTCTCGAGCATTTTGGCGTATTTCTTTGCCATTAAATCGGTGAAATTACCGTCTTTATCTAATCCGTACATTTTACCTTGCAAAAAGTGATCACCATTAGCCGTGACATAGAAGATCCCTTGCTCTGTGGTCACTTCCGCTAACCCAGTAATTGGTGATGCTTGAATTGAAGTAGGCACTAAACCTAACTTACCAAAACGAGAGGCAATTTCTTGTTTATCGATATGAGTTCCAGCGGTCTGGTTATCAGTGACGTGACTGTCAGAAACGGGAGCATCAGCCGCTTGCGCCGTTAACGCTAAGCAAGAAAGAAGAACAATAAAACCGTTACGCATAAATGCTAAATAACGCATGATTCACCTTAAAAATTGAAATAAAAATAAAAGTGGCTATAAATAACAACAGTATCACGCTCGTGGGTGATGTTGTTGATGAATTTGTTTTAATCGCTCGGTTGCGACATGAGTATAAATTTGTGTGGTGGATAAGTCACTATGACCGAGTAGCATTTGTACTACTCTGAGATCCGCACCATGATTTAGTAAATGTGTGGCAAAAGCATGACGCAAAACATGGGGAGATAAGGTTTCGGTATCAATGCCAGCATGCACCGCATAAAACTTGATCCGATGCCAAAAAGTTTGTCTGGTCATCTGGCGAGCACGCTTACTGGGAAACACCACATCGGAACTGGTTTCGCCTAATAATGCAGGGCGACCTTGTTCGAGAAAGGTTTCAATCCACTCAATCGCGTTCTCACCCATTGGCACTAAACGCTCTTTGCCGCCTTTACCAATCACCCGCACCACGCCCTGACGCAAGCTCATGTTTTCCATCGTCAAGCTTATCAACTCAGTAACACGTAAACCGGTAGCATAAAGTAACTCCAGCATCGCTTTATCACGCAGCTCAATCGGGTCTTCCACAATTGGCGCCATCAATAGATCATCAATTTGTTGCTCGGAGAGATCTTTAGGCAGACGCTTAGGCAGTTTAGGCATCAAGAGCAAGGCACTTGGATCATCGGCGCGAATTTTTTCACGGGTTAAATATTGAAAGAAACGACGGATCGCCGACAACATACGAGCACGAGTGGTTTGTTTGTAGTCTTTTTCAACCAGCCATGCTTGATAATCCTGCAAATCAGCATGCTGAATCGAGTTCCACGTTAATGATAACGGCATCATCCAACCGATTAAACGATCAAGGTCATGGCGATAGGATTGTAAGGTATTTTCCGACAGCCCACGCTCTAGCCAAATAGCATCAATAAAGCTCTCAACGACGATTAACTCCGCTTGTTTGGGCTCCATTTACAACCTCATCAATAACATTATTTTAATGCTAGCGAGAGTACGGCAGCCGATTGCGAATTACCACCCTTTTTGCTTCGATGTTTGTTAGAATAGCAGTCAATTTTATTCCTCACTTGCAAAGATACCATTATGAAAATTGGTCTATTTTACGGCTCCAGCACTTGCTACACCGAAATGGTGTCAGAAAAAATTCGCGCCATTATTGGTGAAGAGTTGGTGGATATCTACAATATCAAAGATACGCCAGTCTCGACCTTGCAAGATTACGAACTGCTTATTCTGGGGATTTCCACTTGGGATTTTGGCGAAATTCAAG from Vibrio algicola encodes the following:
- the recJ gene encoding single-stranded-DNA-specific exonuclease RecJ codes for the protein MTAIVRRPDVDLSLLPETIPALLRRLYLNRNISDEKQLEKGAKGLHSYQSLHGISLAVELLFEAIKTQQRIIVVGDFDADGATSSALSVLAIRMLGSNNVDYLVPNRFEDGYGLSPEVVDQAIELGAQVIMTVDNGVSSIDGVAYAKQKGLMVIVTDHHLPGHELPIADAMVNPNLQQCQFPSKALAGVGVAFYLMLALRAHMRELNWFVEQNIPQPNLAELLDLVALGTVADVVALDENNRILVHQGLQRIRAGKGRPGIQALIEVSKRDAKKLVASDFGFALGPRLNAAGRLEDMSYGVELLLSNNIHAARQMASELDGLNQMRREIEQSMKQEAMAFCERLLNGKDCLAKDSQLPYGVTLYQADWHQGVIGILASRIKDEFYRPVIAFADGGEDNQGRALIKGSCRSISGLHMRDVLDRIDTQNPGVILKFGGHAMAAGLTIKRDQYAHFSQLFDQAVRAELDESALKGVILSDGELQPEEFSMDTAEILRAGGPWGQAFPEPIFDGEFKLLNQKLVGEKHLKMMVEPIFLDPETLQPLGKGRSTSIMIDAIAFNVDLRRWPDASVKTVHLAYKLDINEFRGNQSLQLMVDHLEAK
- the yqfB gene encoding N(4)-acetylcytidine aminohydrolase → MAKSAPIIPTTMTFFARFEADILAGKKTITIRDKAESYYVPESIVTVSTLEQGREFCQLQIDSVEAIQFCDLSEFHAQQENMTLTELKNVIRDIYPDLDALYVIHYHLIRSLA
- the dsbC gene encoding bifunctional protein-disulfide isomerase/oxidoreductase DsbC, giving the protein MRYLAFMRNGFIVLLSCLALTAQAADAPVSDSHVTDNQTAGTHIDKQEIASRFGKLGLVPTSIQASPITGLAEVTTEQGIFYVTANGDHFLQGKMYGLDKDGNFTDLMAKKYAKMLEKFAGDMIVYKAKNEKYVVTVFTDITCGYCVKLHKDMQAYNDLGITVRYMAYPRQGPRSEVANSMAKVWCADDRKAALDAVKLNRNFDFDSKHLTQCQDMIAKQYAFGALVGITGTPAILLPNGQLVGGYLPPSQLIQALESMK
- the xerD gene encoding site-specific tyrosine recombinase XerD, which codes for MEPKQAELIVVESFIDAIWLERGLSENTLQSYRHDLDRLIGWMMPLSLTWNSIQHADLQDYQAWLVEKDYKQTTRARMLSAIRRFFQYLTREKIRADDPSALLLMPKLPKRLPKDLSEQQIDDLLMAPIVEDPIELRDKAMLELLYATGLRVTELISLTMENMSLRQGVVRVIGKGGKERLVPMGENAIEWIETFLEQGRPALLGETSSDVVFPSKRARQMTRQTFWHRIKFYAVHAGIDTETLSPHVLRHAFATHLLNHGADLRVVQMLLGHSDLSTTQIYTHVATERLKQIHQQHHPRA